The nucleotide sequence ATAACCCCGAGATTGAACCACTTGCCGGACATACCAAGGTCACGCGCAATGACTGGCTGAATATCGCGCGCGATATTCTGGTGAATGATGGTGTCGGCGAGGTGAAGATCCTTAAGATGGCCGAACGCTTGGGCGTCTCACGCTCCAGCTTCTATTGGTACTTTGAGAACCGCAAAGACCTGCTGAATGCGCTTCTAGAAGAATGGGCACAGCGCAACACTGCACGTATTGTCGCCCATTGCAGACGTGATGCAGGCAATGCGAGCGGAGCACTTTGCAACTTCTTTGAATGCTTCGTGAATCCTGCGATTTTTGACACCCGGCTGGATTTTGCTGTGCGCGAATGGGCGCGTCGCGACAAAGGGCTACGCGCCCGGATTGATGCCGCGGATGATGAACGGATGCAGGCCGTCAAAGAGATGTACCAGCGGCATGGGTATGATGCAGTAGATGCGGACGCGCGCGGACGCATCCTTTACTTCATGCAGCTTGGCTATCACGCGCTCAAGGAATTCGAACCGATGGAAGAACGTATGTCGCGGATGACACCGTACTTGCGGGGCTTTTTGGGGCACGAGCCGGATCAGGATGCCATCAACGCGTTTTTCGCCTATATTGCAGACAACAACCTGACTTAACGGGCTAAAACCACTTCAGCCTTCAACCCGCCCAATTCCTCGCTTTCTCCCAAACGCAACACGCCGCCATGTGTCCGGGCAATATCGGCAACAATAGACAATCCCAGGCCCACACCGCTCCCCTTGTCCTGATTACGCGCCGGATCAAGACGCACAAAGGGGCTCAGCGCCTCATCGCGTTGTTCCGGCGGAATACCGGGACCGTCGTCCTCAACCCAGAACCGCACCGCACGATCGGTGACGCTGACACCGATCTCTGCCTTCTGACCATAGCGCAACGCATTCCCGATCAGATTGTCCAACGCGCGCCGGATAGCCAGTGGGCGCAAGCTAACGGGGTCGTCGGGGCCTTCCACTGCGCCAAGTGTAACACCCTGCCCCATCCGTCTGGCATCATCCAATACGGCATGCACGATTTGCGATGGTTTGGTAGGCTCCAGACTGTCGCCCGCATCCGTGCGCGCGAAATCAAGAAACGCATTCAACAGCCGTTCCATATCATCAACATCATGCGCCAGTGGTTCGGCGTCTTTGGCATCCAGCATTGACAGGCCAAGGCGCATGCGGGTCAAGGGTGTGCGCAAATCATGACTGACACCGGACAGCATCATCGTGCGGCTTTGGGTCTGGCGTTCCAGCCGGTTGCGCATGTCAAGAAATGCCATCCCAGCGGCGCGCACCTCGACCGCGCCTGTTGGCGTGAATGGGGTGATCCGGCCCTTGCCATAATCCGCGGCAGCGCGCGCCATGCGCTTGATCGGGCGTAACTGATTGCGCAAGAACACATAAGCAATGCCTGTCATCAACCCGCCCAATACCACCATAATCACAATCAACTGATGTGGGTTTGACGCCGAAACGCGCCGTCGCCGAAGTTCCATTTTCATCGGGCCGTGGCGGGTATCGGCCCACACCACAAGCTGTCGGCGATCCTGCAACGACACCGCCAGAACATTTTCAAGACCTTCCCGCAAAGTCTCGATTACGGTTTCCCCCGTCAGATCAACGAAGGGTCTGACGTCTTGCGCAAGAGCATCACGGGCGGGAAGAACTGTCGTAATCTCCAATGGTGCATCAATTTGCGCCACTGCGGCACGGGCCCCTGCCAAATCAGGCTGCGCATTCACCGTATCAAGCAAAAACCGCAGCTCGATGTTAACAGCGCTTGTCATTAGCCGTGTCACACCTTCAAAATGGCGTTGGATGAACACAACCGAGACCAGCAATTGCAAAAGCAAAATCGGCAACACCAGAATGAGCCCCGCCCGAGCGTAGATGCCACGCGGCATATATTTTTTGAGCCAACCAAAGAACATGGTGCCACGCTAGCTGTCCTGACCGAAAACGGAAAGCGCTTGTGAGCACCCCTTTCGCACCAATAGCAGGCCAACCCGTCGCACTGGCTGAGGACCTGACGCTGGTCTTGGCACCCAATCCGTCCCCGATGACCTATCTTGGCACGAATACCTATTTGCTGGGCAACGCGACTTTGGCCGTTGTCGACCCAGGACCGGATGATCCGGCGCATTTACAAGCCTTGAAACACGCGATCGCCGGACGGCCCGTGTCGCATATTCTGCTCACCCACAGCCATTTGGATCACTCGCCGCTGTCTGCGGCGCTATCGGCCCAGACAGGCGCACCAATCTATGCGTTTGGCGATAGTACCGCGGGCCGCAGTACAGTGATGCAGCAATTGGCGAGGGCTGGTCTGGCTGGCGGTGGCGAAGGAATAGACCATAACTTCCAGCCGGACAAAAGACTTCGGGATGGCGAGGTGCTGCGTGCAACATGGGGACAGATTGAAGCGATCCATACACCCGGACATATTGGAAACCATCTATGCTTTGCATGGCGCGACGCAATCTTTACCGGCGATCATGTGATGGGATGGGCAAGCTCTCTGGTCTCGCCACCCGATGGCGACCTGACCGATTTCATGACATCCTGCGCCCGCCTTGGGACTTATGAAGCATCCACTTACTACCCTGGCCACGGTGCGCCAATCGCTGAACCCCAAGCACGTCTTAATTGGCTGGTGTCCCACCGTCACAATCGCGAAGCGCAGATTTTGGGAGCGCTATCCGAACAGCCAGCGCGCGTATTGGACATCACACTTGCGGTCTATCATGATATCGCGCCGGGCCTTCAGGCGGCTGCGGCACGCAATGTTTTTGCCCATCTCGTTGATCTGCATCAACGAGGTCACGTAACTGCTCGCCCTGACCTGTCGATAGCGGCCACCTTCGCCCTTGCATGATGTGACGACAACCCGTTTTCAGGTCAGGCAAAAGTTTCGCATAAACAGCATAAATCCCTCTGGACCTCTCGGAATCGCATTGCTATATGGGCGCGAGTGTTCCGACGTAGCTCAGCGGTAGAGCAGTTGACTGTTAATCAATTGGTCGTAGGTTCGATCCCTACCGTCGGAGCCAATTTTCCTAGAGTTAACGAGACGATTGAGGCCTCTCGCACGAGGGGGTTTTGTCGTTTTAGGGTGGCTCTACAATAAATCGGGGTCCAAGCGGCCCGTTTTAGGCCACTCGCCTTATTGCAAAATCACGCTGCTTTGTTTTCAGGCTCAGGGTCATCAAGCAGCTTGGCGTGAATGTCCTTGGAATATTCCTCCATGGCGCGGACAAATCTCTTCGGGTTTCCTTGTCGAGGCGGCTGACAATCGGTTCGGGATTAGGCACTCCAAGAAGGTAAAGGTCGCCGCGCAGATCAACAGAAAAGCCGTCAGGTTGATCCCATGGGCATCGATCAGGCGCCCGCGTGAGAAGGGTTTGGTCGGGTTTGCAGGTCATGCAGCGTCCCTCAATACCCAAAGTATTGCCGCTATAGGAGCAGAGGTTGCTAGTCAGAAATCTTGCCAGATATCGGTCGCGCGCCGCCCGCCTCCTTGAACCGCTGCTGCGACCGCTGGTCTTTCCAATTGCGGTTCTGCTTGCTTCTGCGCAGCAGGTTGCGGGACAAATTCGCTGATGTTGTCAACGACTGACGTTTGGCTGACCTTGGCTTCGTCCAATCGGAACCGCTTGACCAATTGCTCCAATTCAGCAGCTTCGCCGTTCAATGCATGACTGCTGGCGGTCGCCTCCTCGACCATCGCCGCATTTTGCTGCGTGACCTTGTCAAGCTGGGTGACCCCGATGTTGATTTCGCCAATCCCGATTGATTGTTCTTCTGCGCCAGAGGCAATTTCTGCCACAAGATCAGATATATGATTGATATGACCTGCGATCTTCGTCAGTACCTCGTAAGCCTGGCCAACCAGACTAACGCCGCGTTCGACTTGGCTGGAGCTTTCACTGATCAAGGATTTGATCTGCTTGGCAGCATCGGACGACCGCTGCGCCAAAGCACGGACCTCAGACGCCACAACCGCAAAACCACGACCCGCTTCGTAAGCACGCGCGGCCTCGACCCCTGCGTTCAGCGCAAGAAGGTTCGTCTGGAATGCAATGTCATCAATCACACCGATGATCTGTGAGATCTCCTGCGACGATCCCTCGATTTCGGTCATCGCGCGCACAGTGTCCTTCACAACCGGTTCGCTTTCATCTGCATCCTGGCGCGCGCTTGTGACAACGTCCTTGACCTGACGCGCGCCGTCCGCCGCAGATTTTACGCTCGCCGTCATTTCATCAAGAGCCGCCGCGGTCTGTTCAAGGGTTGCAGCCTGATTTTCAGTGCGCCGTGACAGATCATCCGAGGAACTGCTCATGGCATCGGAACGCTGTCTGATCGTCCCCGACCGGATCACAACGGAGCCAATCGTTTCATTTAGATTTTGCATCGTACGATTGTAGTCTTGGCGCAGCTGATCATATTCACCGTCAAATGGTGTCGAAATCTGATGAGTCAGATCTCCATCCGCCAGTTTTGTCAGGGCAACGCTCAAGCGGTTCACAACCTGCACCTGCTTTGCCTGAAGCGTCTGCCGTTCCTCCTCGGCCTGATCCGAGGCCATCAGCTTGTCACGGAATCTGTCAAGGCCTTGAAACAAGTGACCTATTTCGTCGCCTCGCGTTTGATCCGAAAGATCAACATCATACGATTTGTTAGACACCTCTGTCATCGCTTCACCAAGGCGGGACAGAGGACGCACAACAGACCGCGCCGTCAACCAACCCAAAATCGCCGCAAGACCGGCAACAAACAGCGTGACAAACAACTTCTTGTTCCGCGCGGCAACAACGGGTGCCAAGACCTCGGCAACACCAAACTCGCCGATCACAGCCCATTGCTGGCCAAAAATATCGATCAATAACCCATCAGCAAAGACCAAGCCACCATACAGCCCCTGCGTGAGTTCTTGCCCCGTTTCGCCAGACGAAAGAAGGTTGGCCACCTGCTGATACTCAGCCACATTCGTCAAAACCGGCTGCCCACCTTCGAAGCGCGATATGCTACGGGTCAGGCCATCGGGTCCGACAGCATAGACTTTACCCGTTTCTCCCAAACCGGTCGGATTGTTGAAGACAGCATAGATCTGGCTTGCAGGCAGTTGTACGGCGGCCACGCCTTTTATCTGGCCTGTCTGGTCAAATAGTGCCGTCGACAGAAACGACGCAGCCGCGCCTGAACTGGGCGCATAAGCTTCAAAATCTGCAAAATAGACTTCGCCAGCAACCCCATCCCTTGCCTGTGCAAAGGCACTGCCGAGCCCGGAACTTGCGTAGGGACCGGTTGCAAAGTTCGTGGCAAAATCCTCCTCTTTCGCGACAGAGTAGATCAAATCGCCCTCAAGGTTAAACAGGAAGATATCATAAAGCCCCATGGTTTCCTTAATCTGCCGAAAGTAGGGGTGAAACTGCCCATGCTGGAAATGATAGGGCACCGATTCAGACGCCTGATCGAATTTGTCCCGCTCACCCTGCGGATTGGGATTATTGGTAATGTAAGCGGCTTGCAGGCCCGCGCTATCAATCATCAGGTTGTAGGAACTCGAGAAAGAGCTGACCGCGGCCAGAAAGCTGGGATCGTTGCCGAATGCTCTAACACCTTGGCCTTTGTTTTCGAACCAGTTTACGATTGCATCGCCCCGACCCTCTGTCAAAATCTGCAAATTCTGGCGCGTTTCCGATTGGATCGCAGCCCGAAAATCCAGATAGCTGACCGCAGCAATGCTGACACTTGCAGACACACAAAGCGCCGCAATGATCGTCGGCAGTTTTCGTGACAATGCCACGGATGCAAAGAACCCCATCGGTACCTCTATTTTCCAGAACGTGTTCTGCCTCTATGCACGCCCCAGCTTAAGATCAGCTTAAGCGTCGTCTTCCGCGGGACAGAGATGATCAGATTTGCACGTGAAGTCAGAGCGATCCGCGTGACTGACGATTTCAGCATGGTGTCTTCAGCACAGGCGCGGCATAGTTGAGAGGCGGACAAAACAAATCGGAGCAGTCATGCCAGGCAAATATTACGCACCAACCGGCGGGCACCCGGGCCAAGACCATTTGCTGACAGATCGCGCCGTATTCACAGATGCTTATGCGGTTATCCCCAAAGGCACGATGCGTGATATCGTGACCAGCTTTCTGCCCTTCTGGGACGACACCCGCCTATGGGTAATCGCCCGGCCACTCAGCGGCTTTGCCGAAACATTCTCGCAGTACATCATGGAGGTAGCACCCGGTGGAGGATCGGAGCAGCCCGAGACTGACACCCGCGCCCAGGGCGTTTTGTTTGTGGTTGAAGGCACGGCCACGCTGACCGTCGATGGAGCCATATATGAGCTCAAGCCGGGCGGCTTTGCATATCTGCCACCATCAGCGACATGGCACTTGCACAATCGTGCACAAAACACGTTACGCTTTCACTGGATCCGCAAGCTGTATGAGACCGTACCGGGCTTGGCTGAACCGGACGTGATTATCACCAATGAAGATCAGATCACCCCCACCGTGATGCCAGATACAGATGGCAAATGGACGACAACGCGTTTTGTTGACCCTGCCGATCTGCGCCATGATATGCACGTTACCATCGTCACCTTCGAACCCGGCGCCGTCATTCCCTTTCTGGAAACACATGTCATGGAACACGGGTTGTATGTGTTGGAAGGCAAGGCGGTTTACCGGCTCAACAACGATTGGGTCGAGGTGGAGGCGGGCGATTATATGTGGTTACGCGCGTTCTGCCCACAGGCCTGCTATGCAGGCGGTCCGGGCCAGTTCCGCTATCTGCTTTACAAGGATGTGAACCGGCATATGGCGTTGGGCGGGTTCAAATGATGACAAGATAAAGTGGCTAAATATGCGCCGTTGCCTGTTTTTTGTGCGATTGCGGCCAAATCAGTGTGGATTACTGCGTTGCGATCCGGCTAACATGTTCCTTGATTGCTGCCACTGCTAGGTCAAGAGCAGCAACACAAACAGGGGATATCAGTATGATTTTTGACAAGAAGCTTCTCGCGCTCGCAGCCGCACTCTTCGCCGGGCCTGCCATGGCAGAAACTGACATGCCGTTCGCGCTTGACTGGAAATTTGAAGGGCCATCCGCACCTTACTTTCATGCGCTGGATGCTGGCTATTTCGCGGATGCCGGTTTGGCGGTCACCATCAGCGAAGGGGCCGGGTCGCTGGATGCGATCCCAAAGGTGGCGACAGGCGCTTTCCCGGTTGGGTTTGCCGATATCAATTCGCTCATGCGCTTTTTGGACCAAAACCCCGGTGCGCCCGTCACGGCTGTAATGATGGTCTACGACAAGCCCCCATTTGCAATCGTTGGCCGCAGATCGTTGGGTGTCGAAACACCTGCTGACCTTGAAGGCAAAATCCTCGGTGCACCGCCCCCAGATGGTGCCTGGGCGCAGTTCCCGATCTTTGCGGCTGAGACCGGTATCGATGCCGATGCGATCACTGTGGAGCCTGTTGGCTTTCCGACCCGCGAGCCGATGCTTGCCGAAGGCAATGTCGCCGCGATCACAGGCTTTTCCTTCTCATCGACGCTGAACCTTAAGCGGCTGGGCATCCCTGCCGATGATATTTCGGTGCTGTTGATGGCGGATTATGGCGTTGACCTATATGGTAATGCGATCATCGTGAATACAGATTTTGCAGAGGCAAACCCAGAGCTGATCACCAGCTTTCTTGGGGCTGTGGCGATGGGCTGGAAAGACGCTATCGCAACGCCAGATGCCGCAATTGAGGCCCTGTTGGAGCGCAACCCCGCAGCCGATGCTGCACTCGAAACAGAACGTTTGCAAATGGCGATCGACGCCAATGTTTTGACTGACTACGTGATGACAAACGGCATGGGGGGTATTGATAACACCCGTATGATGAACGCCATTGAGCAAACAAAATCTGTGTATGAGTTCAACAACGCACCAGACCCATCCATTTACTTTGATGGCAGCTACCTGCCCGCCGCTGAAATGCTGATGCTCAAGTAGGATAAAGCTTGGGCCGTTGCATATGCGGCGGCCCAAAGCACGAGGCCGCAAAGATCGAAAATCTTATTGAAATCAAAGGCGTCAGGCACGCCTATCAAACCGCCTCTGGCCCCTTAGAGGTTTTGGACGGTTTGGAGTTGACCGTACCCGAGGGTACCTTTGCCGCCGTTGTCGGCCCGTCAGGTTGTGGGAAATCCACGCTCACACGGCTGGTCGCCGGGCTGATGGCACCTGATGAAGGCGAGGTATGGTTACATGGTGAGCGTGTGAAAGGACCCCGCAAGACAGTGGGGATGGCGTTCCAAAACCCGGTGCTGCTGGAATGGCGCACAATCCTAGACAACGTGATCTTACCGCTCGAGATTGTGGCCCCTCGGATGCCACGCGCGGACCGTGAAAAGCGCGCGATGGAGCTGCTGGACATGGTTGGGCTTGCCGGGTTCGAAAACAAACGCCCTTCAGAGCTTTCCGGCGGCATGCGACAACGCGCCTCCCTCTGCCGATCACTGGTGCACAAACCCGATGTGCTGATTATGGATGAACCCTTCGGCGCACTTGATGCCTTTACGCGCGAAGACCTGTGGCAAACCATGCGGGATCTACGCCATGCCGAGCCGTTTACGGCAGTGCTGATCACGCATGACCTGCGCGAAAGTGTGTTTCTGGGGGATCAGGTGATCGTTTTGTCCGGGCGCCCTGCCCGCACCCAATATGTGATGGACGTTGATTTGTAGGCGGATCGCACATTGGATGCACTCTTCACGCCCAAGGCCGCCGACATGCTGCACACATTGCGCGACCAGATCAAAATCGCCCAGGGCCGCGCGGTGGAGGAACACTGATGTTCAGTAAGATCGCAACACCAGTCATAGCTATCATTGTGTTCCTGGGGCTTTGGGAGCTGCTGGTCTGGGCCAATGGCTGGCCCAACTTCAAAATGGCCTCACCTTCGGATCTGCCGCCTGCGTTCTGGAAGTACCGCGAGTTGTTCCTTGAGATGGGTTGGCAAACACTGTGGCGTACTGTCGTGGGCCTGATCATTGCCGTCATCGTCGGCACCGCCATCGGCATGATCATTGGTTTTTCACGCATTGCCCGCGATGCGCTCTACCCCCTGCTGATCGGTTTTAATGCGATCCCAAAGGCCACGCTTGTGCCGGTCATTTCGCTCCTGTTCATCGGCCAGCATGATTTCAATACGATCCTGATGGCCTTCATGATCTCGTTCTTTCCCATTGCCGTGTCAGTCGGCATTGGTCTGTCGACGCTAGAACCGGAATACCGCGATATCCTGCGCGCGCTGGGGGCATCGCGCTACACGATTTTCGTGAAAATCGCCTTACCCAAGACGCTGCCAGAGTTCTTCGGGGCGCTCAAAGTATCTGCCACGCTCGCCTTCATCGGCACCAATCTGGTCGAGATCGTCAGCCCACACGGGCGCGGCCTTGGCGCGCTTTTCAAGTCAGGCGAGACGAATGGAGATTATCCGCTGATGTTCGCCGTCCTCATCGCACTCGCCTTCCTTGGGATCGTGCTTTATTACGCTGTGATTTTTCTAGAACGTATTTTTGCGGGTTGGGCTGACCGAGAGGCCACCTAACCCATGATCAGATAGGGTGTCGCGAACCAATGCTCTTGCAGGTTTGCACCCGGGCCAATGCGATCAACCACAGCAAAAAGGCCCGGCGCATGGAGCGGGGTCAATACGCCGTGCCAGGTGCCACGGGCATAGTTCACCCCCTGCCCCGGTGCCGTCAGAAATGCGCGCGGTTGACCGGGAATGCCGTCTGCATCGGCCGCGACAATCACGACGAAGGGATCAAAACTCATCGGTAAGAAAGCCTGGCTGCCGTCAGGGTGGCGCTCCATCATATCAAGCGCGATCGGAAATTGGCGTGGTTCCGCGTTGAACAGGCTGATGCCCACCTTGCCGTCCACGATGTCAATTTGGGCACGGTCATGATAGCGGCCACACAGCCCTTGATTGATGATCTTATCCGGATCACCGGCAACCTCCAAAACGTCCCCAAAGGGTGCAAAAGCCTCTTTGGTCAGCGGCTCGGGTTGCAGCGTGTTCATCGGCCCAGCTTCTCGATCAAGCGCAGTTCAGCGATACGTTCGACCTGGCGGCAGGCCTCGGCAAACTCGGTATCACGATCATTTTCAATCCGCGCATGAAAG is from Yoonia sp. GPGPB17 and encodes:
- a CDS encoding bifunctional allantoicase/(S)-ureidoglycine aminohydrolase — protein: MPGKYYAPTGGHPGQDHLLTDRAVFTDAYAVIPKGTMRDIVTSFLPFWDDTRLWVIARPLSGFAETFSQYIMEVAPGGGSEQPETDTRAQGVLFVVEGTATLTVDGAIYELKPGGFAYLPPSATWHLHNRAQNTLRFHWIRKLYETVPGLAEPDVIITNEDQITPTVMPDTDGKWTTTRFVDPADLRHDMHVTIVTFEPGAVIPFLETHVMEHGLYVLEGKAVYRLNNDWVEVEAGDYMWLRAFCPQACYAGGPGQFRYLLYKDVNRHMALGGFK
- a CDS encoding ABC transporter permease; its protein translation is MFSKIATPVIAIIVFLGLWELLVWANGWPNFKMASPSDLPPAFWKYRELFLEMGWQTLWRTVVGLIIAVIVGTAIGMIIGFSRIARDALYPLLIGFNAIPKATLVPVISLLFIGQHDFNTILMAFMISFFPIAVSVGIGLSTLEPEYRDILRALGASRYTIFVKIALPKTLPEFFGALKVSATLAFIGTNLVEIVSPHGRGLGALFKSGETNGDYPLMFAVLIALAFLGIVLYYAVIFLERIFAGWADREAT
- a CDS encoding TetR/AcrR family transcriptional regulator, whose amino-acid sequence is MEHRDTPLLDRDNPEIEPLAGHTKVTRNDWLNIARDILVNDGVGEVKILKMAERLGVSRSSFYWYFENRKDLLNALLEEWAQRNTARIVAHCRRDAGNASGALCNFFECFVNPAIFDTRLDFAVREWARRDKGLRARIDAADDERMQAVKEMYQRHGYDAVDADARGRILYFMQLGYHALKEFEPMEERMSRMTPYLRGFLGHEPDQDAINAFFAYIADNNLT
- a CDS encoding ureidoglycolate lyase, yielding MNTLQPEPLTKEAFAPFGDVLEVAGDPDKIINQGLCGRYHDRAQIDIVDGKVGISLFNAEPRQFPIALDMMERHPDGSQAFLPMSFDPFVVIVAADADGIPGQPRAFLTAPGQGVNYARGTWHGVLTPLHAPGLFAVVDRIGPGANLQEHWFATPYLIMG
- a CDS encoding methyl-accepting chemotaxis protein, whose amino-acid sequence is MGFFASVALSRKLPTIIAALCVSASVSIAAVSYLDFRAAIQSETRQNLQILTEGRGDAIVNWFENKGQGVRAFGNDPSFLAAVSSFSSSYNLMIDSAGLQAAYITNNPNPQGERDKFDQASESVPYHFQHGQFHPYFRQIKETMGLYDIFLFNLEGDLIYSVAKEEDFATNFATGPYASSGLGSAFAQARDGVAGEVYFADFEAYAPSSGAAASFLSTALFDQTGQIKGVAAVQLPASQIYAVFNNPTGLGETGKVYAVGPDGLTRSISRFEGGQPVLTNVAEYQQVANLLSSGETGQELTQGLYGGLVFADGLLIDIFGQQWAVIGEFGVAEVLAPVVAARNKKLFVTLFVAGLAAILGWLTARSVVRPLSRLGEAMTEVSNKSYDVDLSDQTRGDEIGHLFQGLDRFRDKLMASDQAEEERQTLQAKQVQVVNRLSVALTKLADGDLTHQISTPFDGEYDQLRQDYNRTMQNLNETIGSVVIRSGTIRQRSDAMSSSSDDLSRRTENQAATLEQTAAALDEMTASVKSAADGARQVKDVVTSARQDADESEPVVKDTVRAMTEIEGSSQEISQIIGVIDDIAFQTNLLALNAGVEAARAYEAGRGFAVVASEVRALAQRSSDAAKQIKSLISESSSQVERGVSLVGQAYEVLTKIAGHINHISDLVAEIASGAEEQSIGIGEINIGVTQLDKVTQQNAAMVEEATASSHALNGEAAELEQLVKRFRLDEAKVSQTSVVDNISEFVPQPAAQKQAEPQLERPAVAAAVQGGGRRATDIWQDF
- a CDS encoding ATP-binding protein encodes the protein MFFGWLKKYMPRGIYARAGLILVLPILLLQLLVSVVFIQRHFEGVTRLMTSAVNIELRFLLDTVNAQPDLAGARAAVAQIDAPLEITTVLPARDALAQDVRPFVDLTGETVIETLREGLENVLAVSLQDRRQLVVWADTRHGPMKMELRRRRVSASNPHQLIVIMVVLGGLMTGIAYVFLRNQLRPIKRMARAAADYGKGRITPFTPTGAVEVRAAGMAFLDMRNRLERQTQSRTMMLSGVSHDLRTPLTRMRLGLSMLDAKDAEPLAHDVDDMERLLNAFLDFARTDAGDSLEPTKPSQIVHAVLDDARRMGQGVTLGAVEGPDDPVSLRPLAIRRALDNLIGNALRYGQKAEIGVSVTDRAVRFWVEDDGPGIPPEQRDEALSPFVRLDPARNQDKGSGVGLGLSIVADIARTHGGVLRLGESEELGGLKAEVVLAR
- a CDS encoding ABC transporter substrate-binding protein, coding for MIFDKKLLALAAALFAGPAMAETDMPFALDWKFEGPSAPYFHALDAGYFADAGLAVTISEGAGSLDAIPKVATGAFPVGFADINSLMRFLDQNPGAPVTAVMMVYDKPPFAIVGRRSLGVETPADLEGKILGAPPPDGAWAQFPIFAAETGIDADAITVEPVGFPTREPMLAEGNVAAITGFSFSSTLNLKRLGIPADDISVLLMADYGVDLYGNAIIVNTDFAEANPELITSFLGAVAMGWKDAIATPDAAIEALLERNPAADAALETERLQMAIDANVLTDYVMTNGMGGIDNTRMMNAIEQTKSVYEFNNAPDPSIYFDGSYLPAAEMLMLK
- a CDS encoding MBL fold metallo-hydrolase; the protein is MSTPFAPIAGQPVALAEDLTLVLAPNPSPMTYLGTNTYLLGNATLAVVDPGPDDPAHLQALKHAIAGRPVSHILLTHSHLDHSPLSAALSAQTGAPIYAFGDSTAGRSTVMQQLARAGLAGGGEGIDHNFQPDKRLRDGEVLRATWGQIEAIHTPGHIGNHLCFAWRDAIFTGDHVMGWASSLVSPPDGDLTDFMTSCARLGTYEASTYYPGHGAPIAEPQARLNWLVSHRHNREAQILGALSEQPARVLDITLAVYHDIAPGLQAAAARNVFAHLVDLHQRGHVTARPDLSIAATFALA